A DNA window from Helianthus annuus cultivar XRQ/B chromosome 15, HanXRQr2.0-SUNRISE, whole genome shotgun sequence contains the following coding sequences:
- the LOC110913930 gene encoding uncharacterized protein LOC110913930 — MEVRPEFECPNLGSLSEAEANMLEVPFSINEIKAIVWECDGDQAPGPDGFNFNFVKKCWSGIQDDILKLFNKFYTDGSLNKCCTSSFIALIPKVKDPASPSNFRPISLIGIINKVISKVLVNTLKGVVGKLISEQQSAFLADRNIMDGPLILNEIMNWLKKFKKKGMFFKIDIHKAYDSVNWKFLNSIMAQMNFLTRWRSWVMATLHSARESVLVNGLQPRNSIVLEGSVREIHYLRSFSF, encoded by the coding sequence ATGGAAGTTAGACCGGAATTTGAATGTCCAAACTTGGGTTCCTTGTCCGAGGCGGAGGCAAATATGTTGGAAGTACCATTTTCAATTAATGAAATAAAGGCGATTGTTTGGGAATGTGACGGGGATCAAGCTCCGGGGCCGGATGGCTTTAATTtcaatttcgttaagaaatgctGGTCAGGGATTCAAGATGATATTCTAAAGTTATTTAATAAATTCTATACGGATGGCTCTCTAAATAAGTGTTGTACTTCTTCCTTTATAGCACTTATCCCAAAGGTCAAAGATCCTGCTAGCCCATCAAACTTTAGACCTATTAGCTTAATTGGCATTATTAATAAAGTAATTTCAAAAGTGTTAGTGAACACATTGAAAGGAGTGGTGGGGAAGTTAATTTCAGAACAACAGTCGGCTTTCTTGGCAGACAGAAATATTATGGACGGCCCTCTTATTCTTAATGAGATCATGAACTGGTTGAAGAAATTTAAAAAGAAAGGCATGTTCTTCAAAATTGACATTCACAAAGCCTATGATTCTGTTAACTGGAAGTTTCTTAACTCTATTATGGCTCAAATGAATTTTCTAACTCGGTGGAGGTCATGGGTCATGGCTACACTTCACTCAGCGAGGGAGTCGGTTCTTGTAAATGGTCTCCAACCAAGGAATTCGATTGTACTCGAGGGCTCCGTCAGGGAGATCCATTATCTCCGTTCCTTTTCGTTTTAG